The following proteins come from a genomic window of Thiothrix winogradskyi:
- a CDS encoding NAD(P)/FAD-dependent oxidoreductase: MKHVIIGTGPAGVVAAETLRKRLPEADITLLGGEPELPYSRMAIPYHLIGKVDEGGTHLRPTAGHFDALRIELRQHIVESIHPDSKALTLVGGDTLTFDKLLLATGSRATRPPIPGMDLPGVVNCWTLADARKIIAGANAGDDVVLMGAGFIGCIILEALALRGVKLTVVEMENRMVPRMMDEKSGGLLKQWCEAKGVRVLTSTRVQSVSEDAGKLVVELSGHEPLKVNLVISATGVQANTDLANGLLDTNYGIIVNERLQTSHPDIFAAGDVAEGKDFSTGSYSVQAIQPTAVEHGYLAAINMSGGKNALHRGSINMNVLDTMGLISASFGLWQGVDGGDAATLDNTARYRYINLQFEGDVLVGANTLGMTQHIGVMRGLIQNRTRLGKWKHKLMDDPTRVMEAYLAHHVP; this comes from the coding sequence ATGAAGCATGTGATCATTGGTACAGGGCCAGCGGGCGTGGTTGCCGCTGAAACCTTGCGTAAACGGCTGCCAGAGGCGGACATTACGTTGCTAGGTGGTGAACCGGAATTGCCGTATTCGCGTATGGCAATTCCTTACCACCTGATTGGTAAAGTCGACGAAGGCGGTACGCATTTGCGCCCAACAGCAGGGCATTTCGATGCCCTGCGGATTGAGCTACGCCAACACATCGTGGAAAGTATCCACCCAGACAGCAAAGCGCTGACCTTGGTGGGTGGCGACACGCTGACGTTCGACAAGCTATTGCTGGCAACGGGTTCACGCGCGACACGCCCACCGATTCCGGGCATGGATTTGCCGGGTGTGGTCAATTGCTGGACGCTGGCGGATGCACGTAAAATCATTGCAGGCGCAAATGCAGGCGATGACGTGGTGCTGATGGGCGCGGGTTTCATCGGCTGCATTATTCTAGAAGCCTTGGCGTTACGCGGCGTGAAACTGACCGTAGTGGAAATGGAAAACCGCATGGTGCCGCGCATGATGGATGAAAAGTCCGGCGGCTTGCTGAAGCAGTGGTGCGAAGCCAAAGGTGTCCGCGTGCTAACATCAACTCGTGTGCAAAGCGTCAGCGAGGATGCGGGCAAACTGGTGGTGGAATTGAGCGGGCACGAGCCGCTCAAAGTCAATCTGGTCATCAGCGCCACCGGGGTGCAAGCGAATACCGATCTGGCGAATGGTTTGTTGGACACCAATTACGGCATTATCGTGAATGAGCGCCTGCAAACCAGCCACCCAGACATTTTCGCAGCAGGTGACGTGGCGGAAGGTAAGGACTTTTCCACCGGTAGTTACAGCGTGCAAGCGATCCAGCCAACAGCGGTGGAACATGGTTATCTGGCGGCAATCAATATGAGTGGCGGCAAAAATGCCCTACACCGTGGCAGCATTAATATGAACGTGCTGGACACGATGGGGCTGATTTCGGCATCCTTCGGCTTGTGGCAAGGCGTGGATGGCGGCGATGCCGCGACGCTGGATAATACGGCGCGTTACCGTTACATCAACCTCCAGTTCGAGGGAGATGTGCTGGTCGGAGCGAATACCTTGGGCATGACGCAACATATTGGTGTGATGCGCGGCTTGATCCAAAACCGCACGCGCTTAGGCAAGTGGAAACACAAACTCATGGATGACCCAACCCGCGTGATGGAGGCGTATCTGGCACATCACGTCCCCTAA
- a CDS encoding aldehyde ferredoxin oxidoreductase family protein yields MAWTKQILRVNLSNGTVTTEPLNMEWANDYLGQRGLATRYFVAEVDATVDALGPDNKLIMATGPLTGTMASTGGRYSVITKSPLTGTIACSNSGGFIGAELKNAGWDMIIFEGKAPAPVYLYVENEHAELLPADDLWGKSVWETDELIHKKHQDPQIRICCVGRAAEAGCLYSAIVNDLHRAAGRSGVGTVMASKNLKAVAVRGTKGVGNIKDPIRFMREVAAQKKVLADNAVTGAGLPKYGTQVLMNVINEMGALPTRNMREVQFENAHNVSGEAMHALRKSDGKPNLTRNAGCFGCTIACGRISTIDQGHFSVATKPEYWGNSGGLEYEAAWALGPNTGVDDLDALTYVNFLCNEDGFDPISFGATVSAAMELFAMGVITLEDTGGLDLSFGSAEALVKATELTAKGEGFGKILGMGSKRMCEKYGHPELSMTVKGQEFPAYDPRGIQGMGLTYATSNRGACHLRSYTVSSEVLGIPIKTDPLATDGKPELVIAFQDATAAVDSSGLCLFTTFAWSLVNIAPQIDAACEGDWSVEKCAEVGARIWNLERDFNMRAGLTGADDTLPKRLLKDAANVGPAKGLVSGLDVMLPKYYELRGWTTDGQLTEEIRNRYGLPA; encoded by the coding sequence ATGGCATGGACTAAACAAATTCTGCGCGTCAACCTGAGCAACGGCACGGTAACAACCGAACCGCTGAACATGGAATGGGCGAACGATTATCTAGGTCAACGCGGTTTAGCGACCCGTTATTTTGTGGCAGAAGTCGACGCAACCGTCGATGCACTCGGCCCTGACAATAAGCTCATTATGGCCACCGGCCCGTTGACCGGCACTATGGCTTCCACAGGTGGGCGTTATTCCGTCATTACCAAAAGCCCGCTGACCGGCACGATTGCCTGTTCCAACTCCGGCGGCTTTATCGGTGCGGAACTGAAAAACGCCGGGTGGGACATGATTATTTTTGAAGGCAAAGCCCCAGCCCCCGTTTACCTGTACGTCGAAAACGAGCACGCCGAATTGCTACCAGCTGACGACTTATGGGGCAAATCGGTGTGGGAAACGGATGAACTCATCCACAAAAAACACCAAGACCCGCAAATTCGTATTTGCTGTGTGGGGCGTGCTGCCGAAGCAGGCTGCTTGTATTCCGCCATCGTCAACGACTTGCACCGTGCTGCTGGGCGTTCCGGCGTGGGTACGGTGATGGCATCCAAAAACCTCAAAGCGGTCGCGGTACGTGGCACTAAAGGTGTCGGCAATATCAAAGACCCGATCCGTTTCATGCGCGAAGTCGCGGCACAGAAAAAAGTGCTAGCCGACAATGCGGTGACAGGCGCAGGTTTACCCAAATACGGCACGCAAGTGCTGATGAACGTCATCAACGAAATGGGCGCATTGCCGACCCGCAATATGCGCGAAGTGCAATTTGAAAACGCACACAACGTCTCCGGCGAAGCCATGCACGCCCTGCGCAAATCCGACGGCAAACCGAACCTGACCCGTAACGCGGGTTGCTTTGGTTGCACCATTGCGTGCGGGCGGATTTCCACTATTGACCAAGGTCACTTCTCTGTCGCCACCAAGCCCGAATATTGGGGCAATTCCGGCGGCTTGGAATACGAAGCGGCGTGGGCATTGGGGCCGAATACTGGCGTGGATGATTTGGATGCGCTCACTTACGTCAACTTCCTGTGCAACGAAGACGGTTTCGACCCGATTTCCTTCGGTGCCACCGTATCAGCGGCGATGGAATTGTTCGCGATGGGCGTGATTACGCTGGAAGACACCGGCGGTCTTGACCTCAGCTTCGGTTCCGCAGAAGCCTTGGTAAAAGCCACCGAACTCACCGCGAAAGGCGAAGGTTTCGGCAAAATCCTCGGCATGGGTTCTAAGCGCATGTGCGAGAAGTACGGTCATCCCGAATTGTCGATGACGGTGAAAGGGCAGGAATTCCCTGCCTATGACCCACGCGGGATTCAGGGCATGGGCTTGACTTATGCAACGTCCAACCGTGGCGCGTGCCATTTACGCAGCTACACCGTGTCATCTGAAGTCTTGGGGATTCCGATCAAAACCGATCCACTTGCCACCGATGGCAAACCGGAGTTGGTCATTGCGTTCCAAGATGCTACCGCCGCTGTGGATTCGTCCGGCTTGTGCTTGTTCACTACGTTTGCATGGTCGTTGGTGAACATTGCCCCGCAAATTGACGCGGCCTGCGAAGGCGATTGGTCGGTAGAAAAATGCGCCGAAGTCGGCGCTCGTATCTGGAATCTGGAACGCGATTTTAATATGCGTGCCGGTCTGACGGGTGCGGATGACACCTTGCCGAAGCGCTTGCTGAAAGACGCTGCCAATGTTGGCCCTGCGAAAGGCTTGGTATCCGGTCTGGATGTCATGTTGCCCAAGTACTACGAACTGCGTGGTTGGACAACCGATGGTCAATTGACCGAGGAAATCCGCAACCGTTATGGGCTACCCGCGTGA
- a CDS encoding 4Fe-4S dicluster domain-containing protein, producing the protein MLKSLYINPEKCTGCLQCEMACSYENEGGFNPSRSRIKVFTFHDAGRFVPYTCTQCDEAWCLKACPVDAIVVNKLTGAKDIINDRCVGCKVCTIACPFGTVNYNSAIGKVTKCDLCGGDPQCAAACPTGAITYIDADATGLERMRSWADKINTQHAA; encoded by the coding sequence ATGCTCAAATCGCTCTACATTAACCCCGAAAAATGCACCGGCTGCTTGCAATGCGAAATGGCCTGTTCGTATGAAAATGAAGGGGGTTTTAATCCGTCACGCTCGCGCATCAAAGTCTTTACCTTCCATGATGCCGGGCGTTTTGTCCCCTACACCTGTACCCAATGCGATGAAGCATGGTGTTTAAAAGCCTGCCCCGTTGATGCCATTGTCGTCAACAAGCTGACAGGTGCGAAGGACATCATCAATGACCGTTGTGTTGGCTGCAAAGTGTGCACCATTGCCTGCCCATTCGGCACGGTGAACTACAACAGTGCCATTGGCAAAGTCACCAAGTGCGATTTGTGCGGTGGTGATCCGCAATGCGCGGCAGCTTGCCCGACGGGCGCGATTACTTACATCGACGCCGATGCCACTGGTCTGGAGCGGATGCGCTCTTGGGCAGACAAAATCAACACCCAACACGCAGCCTGA
- a CDS encoding transcriptional regulator has protein sequence MQQPGRRVKLAQHKEHTADAWQQMVSGQPLYTLAGAVNAKILRSWQRSLQHLNPWQPRTLLQPSQWAGNWDNSPLQTAIQHMQAELAVLVEEGGLVAGLTDSRGCLLWTVVSRPMEALASAARFTPGCYWDEHSVGTNAIGLALASRQQTMVFAAEHYSRHLHDWVAYAAPVVYPASGELAGIFCVATTWEKHTPLGEMAVADLARSIQRHLPASLIRAELQVHALGFLRVQFRGKEIHCSLRQIEILCLLILNPQGLTLAGLHSALYGDKPVALTTLKVELSHLRQLLDGHISSRPYRLTVDVWADFVDLWQILKERQIEKAVALYRGVFLPQSASPELEEWRNCMEAVMTKMVDMCADATLLLDNLCQGTQVSELVRTRLLELTAKSA, from the coding sequence ATGCAGCAGCCTGGACGACGGGTAAAATTGGCACAACACAAGGAACATACCGCTGACGCTTGGCAGCAGATGGTGAGTGGGCAACCGTTGTACACCCTTGCTGGAGCAGTGAATGCCAAAATTTTGCGTTCCTGGCAGCGCAGTTTGCAACACTTGAATCCTTGGCAACCGCGTACTCTACTTCAGCCATCCCAGTGGGCGGGGAATTGGGATAATTCACCTCTGCAAACCGCTATTCAACACATGCAGGCTGAATTAGCCGTTTTGGTGGAAGAAGGGGGGTTAGTAGCAGGGCTAACCGATTCGCGAGGATGTTTGTTGTGGACAGTCGTCAGTCGCCCAATGGAAGCACTGGCAAGCGCCGCCCGGTTTACTCCCGGTTGCTATTGGGATGAGCATTCAGTGGGTACGAATGCGATTGGCTTAGCACTGGCCTCGCGCCAACAAACGATGGTGTTTGCGGCAGAACATTATTCACGCCATCTGCATGATTGGGTGGCTTACGCCGCGCCCGTGGTTTACCCCGCATCGGGCGAATTGGCAGGCATTTTTTGTGTGGCAACCACTTGGGAAAAGCATACGCCGTTGGGGGAAATGGCAGTCGCGGATCTGGCACGTTCCATCCAACGCCATTTGCCTGCCAGCTTGATCCGTGCCGAGTTGCAAGTACACGCACTGGGATTTTTACGGGTACAGTTTCGCGGCAAAGAGATCCATTGTTCCCTGCGTCAAATCGAAATCTTGTGTTTGTTGATTTTGAATCCGCAGGGATTGACGTTGGCAGGTTTGCATTCAGCGTTGTATGGCGATAAGCCAGTGGCGCTCACGACCTTGAAAGTTGAGCTATCGCATTTGCGGCAGTTGCTCGACGGGCATATTAGTTCGCGTCCGTACCGCTTAACTGTCGATGTGTGGGCAGATTTCGTGGATTTGTGGCAAATATTGAAAGAGAGGCAGATTGAAAAAGCGGTGGCTTTGTATCGCGGTGTCTTTTTGCCTCAATCTGCTTCGCCGGAATTGGAGGAGTGGCGTAACTGCATGGAGGCTGTGATGACAAAAATGGTGGATATGTGCGCCGACGCCACGCTATTGCTGGATAATTTGTGCCAAGGCACGCAAGTGAGTGAATTGGTGCGTACTCGCTTGCTGGAACTGACGGCTAAATCAGCCTGA
- a CDS encoding bifunctional molybdopterin-guanine dinucleotide biosynthesis adaptor protein MobB/molybdopterin molybdotransferase MoeA, whose translation MTQAHSTPRITGVILAGGRGSRMGGQDKGLLELHGRPLVAYLLDALQPQVDAILINANRNQARYQQYHYPVISDELSDYQGPLAGFAAAMQAAQTDYILTIPCDAPELAADTAARLLTALQDEQAEIAVAHDGERLQPVHALIPVSLLPSLQAFLAKGDRKIDLWYSQHRMASADFSDCRRMFRNINTPQQQAELAAEIPLNPSFAKGDAIPLGASVPPFAKGGLGGISLPVIGVCAWSGSGKTTLLTDVIPRLKAAGLNLTVIKHGHHQIELDSPGKDTYRFREAGADQVLLVSRKRMAMMQECKTQREPELVDVLRFVNRDCADLVLVEGFKHTAIPKIEVHRPSVGKPLLYPNDSTVIALATDDMTLDVPAHITKLDLNQSDSIAEFILQWRTRQLAPVTNTSATIHTAPSCADARDPSSLSITEARSRIMANLQAVAPALKRPLRDALGQVLAHAVISPLNVPNHVNSAMDGYALRSDDLPGDDCRAYRVIGKAFAGQAFSGECGKGECVRIMTGASMPVGTDTVVMQEHTEAGAEGYIRIGTGHRAGQNVRQAGEDIAQGSTVLPAGHRVNPADLAVLASLGIAEVSVIRPLRVAFFSTGDELRSIGETLAEGQVYDSNRYALYGMLQQLNVEILDMGVVRDDPASLETALQQAAAAADVLLTSGGVSVGEADYIKGILAKLGQINFWKIAIKPGRPLAFGTLGKALFFGLPGNPVAVMVTFLQFVQPALLKLAGETDYEPLLLDAICQSRLKKQPGRTEFQRGIVRREAGKLVVDKAGYQGSGVLSSMSKGNCLIILPEETATVEPGDVVQVQVFGWSG comes from the coding sequence ATGACGCAAGCGCATAGCACTCCCCGGATTACCGGCGTTATTCTGGCAGGTGGCAGAGGCAGCCGCATGGGTGGGCAAGACAAAGGCTTGCTCGAATTGCACGGTCGTCCGTTGGTGGCGTATTTGTTGGACGCCTTGCAGCCACAGGTCGATGCTATCCTGATCAATGCCAACCGTAATCAGGCACGTTACCAGCAATACCACTATCCGGTGATCAGTGATGAATTGAGCGACTATCAAGGGCCGTTGGCGGGGTTTGCAGCGGCGATGCAAGCGGCACAAACGGATTACATCCTCACTATTCCCTGTGATGCGCCGGAATTGGCAGCGGATACTGCCGCCCGTTTACTGACAGCCTTGCAAGATGAGCAAGCGGAAATCGCCGTGGCACACGATGGCGAACGCCTGCAACCGGTTCACGCGCTAATTCCCGTGAGTTTATTGCCCAGCCTGCAAGCCTTCCTTGCCAAGGGCGACCGTAAGATTGATTTGTGGTACTCACAGCACCGCATGGCAAGCGCCGATTTTTCCGATTGCCGCCGCATGTTCCGCAATATCAACACCCCGCAACAGCAGGCCGAGCTGGCGGCGGAAATCCCCCTCAATCCCTCTTTTGCAAAGGGGGACGCAATACCCCTTGGCGCTTCCGTTCCCCCCTTTGCAAAAGGGGGGCTAGGGGGGATTTCTCTCCCCGTAATCGGCGTATGCGCTTGGAGCGGCTCAGGCAAAACCACCCTGCTGACCGACGTGATTCCACGCCTGAAAGCCGCCGGTCTTAACCTGACCGTGATCAAACACGGGCATCATCAGATCGAACTGGATTCCCCCGGCAAAGACACTTACCGCTTTCGTGAAGCCGGTGCTGACCAAGTATTGCTGGTATCACGCAAACGCATGGCGATGATGCAGGAATGCAAAACCCAGCGCGAACCGGAACTGGTGGATGTGTTGCGTTTTGTGAACCGTGATTGCGCCGATCTGGTGTTAGTGGAGGGTTTTAAGCACACCGCCATTCCTAAAATCGAAGTGCATCGCCCCAGTGTTGGCAAACCGTTGCTGTACCCCAATGACAGCACCGTGATTGCGCTGGCAACCGATGATATGACGCTGGACGTTCCGGCACACATTACCAAGCTGGATCTTAATCAGTCGGATAGCATTGCCGAGTTTATCCTGCAATGGCGTACTCGCCAGCTTGCGCCTGTCACTAATACCAGCGCCACCATCCACACCGCGCCTAGCTGCGCCGATGCGCGTGACCCTAGCAGTCTGTCGATCACCGAGGCTCGCAGCCGCATTATGGCAAACTTGCAAGCGGTTGCGCCCGCGCTGAAACGCCCGTTACGTGATGCCTTGGGGCAGGTGTTGGCGCACGCGGTCATTTCCCCGCTCAATGTTCCTAATCACGTCAATTCGGCGATGGATGGTTATGCCTTGCGCAGTGATGATTTGCCGGGGGATGACTGCCGTGCCTACCGCGTAATCGGCAAAGCGTTTGCGGGGCAAGCCTTCAGCGGTGAATGCGGCAAGGGCGAATGCGTGCGCATTATGACGGGCGCATCCATGCCCGTTGGCACAGATACCGTGGTGATGCAGGAACACACCGAAGCCGGGGCAGAAGGTTACATCCGTATCGGTACGGGTCATCGCGCCGGACAAAACGTGCGCCAAGCCGGGGAAGACATTGCACAGGGTAGCACCGTCTTACCAGCAGGACATCGCGTGAATCCGGCAGATTTGGCGGTATTGGCATCGTTGGGAATTGCTGAAGTCAGCGTAATACGCCCGTTGCGAGTAGCGTTTTTTTCCACGGGTGATGAACTGCGCTCCATCGGTGAAACCCTGGCGGAAGGGCAGGTGTATGACAGCAACCGTTATGCGCTATACGGCATGTTGCAGCAACTTAATGTCGAGATCCTCGATATGGGGGTGGTGCGTGATGACCCTGCCAGCCTTGAAACGGCGTTGCAACAAGCGGCAGCGGCAGCGGATGTGCTGCTGACTTCCGGCGGGGTATCGGTGGGTGAAGCGGATTACATCAAAGGCATTTTAGCCAAACTGGGGCAAATCAACTTCTGGAAAATCGCCATTAAACCCGGTCGTCCGCTGGCATTCGGCACCTTGGGCAAGGCGTTGTTCTTCGGTTTGCCGGGGAATCCGGTGGCGGTAATGGTGACATTCCTGCAATTCGTGCAACCCGCATTACTGAAGCTGGCGGGTGAAACCGACTATGAACCCTTGCTGTTGGATGCCATCTGCCAAAGCCGCCTGAAAAAGCAGCCAGGGCGCACCGAATTCCAGCGCGGCATAGTCCGGCGTGAAGCGGGCAAGCTGGTGGTGGACAAGGCAGGGTATCAAGGTTCGGGCGTGCTGAGTTCCATGAGCAAAGGCAATTGCTTGATTATTTTGCCGGAAGAAACCGCTACGGTTGAACCGGGCGATGTGGTGCAAGTGCAGGTGTTTGGCTGGTCAGGCTGA
- a CDS encoding ABC transporter ATP-binding protein, producing the protein MNTLHFRQIHQYHGKRPILNGLALRLSQGECCLLTGDNGAGKTTLLRILGGFDPPKQFEADTGFSLLNWSQYRKLLRDSVLYLHQQPYLFEGSVRDNLNYALPRAVDKAQRQERIRQALQWAGLEHLADTSAKTLSGGEYQRVALARAWLRQPRILLLDEPTANMDKDARLRTIQLLRQLRDEGMALLIASHDPDYFSSLVNQHLHLQDGILQTVTSALRLATIVPLTPHTHHHSGAGLS; encoded by the coding sequence ATGAATACACTGCATTTTCGTCAGATTCATCAATACCACGGTAAACGCCCGATTTTAAATGGGCTGGCATTGCGCCTGAGTCAGGGCGAATGTTGCCTGCTGACTGGCGATAACGGCGCAGGTAAAACCACCTTGCTGCGCATTCTCGGTGGTTTTGACCCGCCTAAACAGTTTGAGGCGGATACCGGCTTTAGCCTGCTGAATTGGTCGCAATACCGTAAACTGTTGCGCGATAGTGTGCTGTATTTGCATCAGCAACCGTATTTGTTTGAAGGCAGTGTGCGTGACAACCTCAATTACGCCTTGCCTCGTGCCGTGGATAAAGCGCAACGGCAGGAGCGCATCCGCCAAGCCTTGCAATGGGCCGGTTTAGAACACCTTGCGGATACCTCGGCGAAAACGCTTTCCGGTGGCGAATACCAGCGCGTGGCGTTGGCACGGGCTTGGTTACGTCAGCCGCGTATTTTATTGCTGGATGAACCTACCGCGAATATGGATAAGGATGCCCGCCTGCGTACTATTCAATTGTTGCGCCAATTGCGTGACGAGGGCATGGCGCTGCTGATTGCCAGCCATGACCCGGATTATTTTTCCTCGTTGGTCAATCAACACCTGCATTTGCAGGACGGCATTTTGCAAACCGTTACCAGTGCGTTACGCTTGGCTACGATTGTGCCGTTAACGCCGCATACCCACCACCACTCAGGAGCAGGTTTATCATGA
- a CDS encoding ABC transporter permease: MASLLDATAEALSLLLNGDAALWEIVAISFEVSAIALLIATPPALLLAFVLAYGQFPGRRLTISLFSTLLSVPTVVIGLTLYLLLSRQGPLGDFRLLFTQTAMVLGQIVLAFPMLVAIGHSALQAADRRAWETARTLGASPFRALLTVTYEVRFGLLAAVLASFGRIISEVGASMMLGGNILHHTRNIPTAIALETSKGEFAQGIALGMVLLVLAFTLNILLHHFQGKGHIGS, translated from the coding sequence ATGGCAAGTTTGCTGGATGCCACCGCTGAAGCCCTATCCCTGCTGTTAAACGGGGATGCGGCATTGTGGGAAATCGTCGCTATTTCCTTTGAAGTCTCCGCCATTGCCTTGCTCATTGCCACCCCGCCCGCTTTGTTGCTGGCTTTTGTGCTGGCGTATGGGCAATTTCCCGGTAGACGTTTGACGATTTCGTTGTTCAGTACCTTGCTGTCTGTGCCGACGGTGGTGATTGGGTTGACGTTGTATTTACTGCTGTCACGCCAAGGGCCACTGGGTGACTTCCGCCTGCTGTTTACCCAGACGGCGATGGTCTTGGGGCAAATTGTGCTGGCGTTTCCGATGCTGGTTGCCATTGGGCATTCTGCCCTGCAAGCGGCGGATCGGCGGGCGTGGGAAACAGCGCGCACCTTGGGCGCATCACCGTTTCGTGCCTTATTGACCGTTACCTACGAAGTACGCTTTGGCTTATTGGCAGCGGTGTTAGCGTCCTTTGGGCGCATTATTTCGGAAGTGGGTGCGTCGATGATGCTCGGTGGCAATATTTTGCACCATACCCGCAATATTCCCACGGCGATTGCGCTGGAAACCAGCAAAGGCGAATTTGCCCAAGGCATTGCGCTGGGCATGGTGTTGCTGGTACTGGCATTTACCCTCAATATTTTGCTGCATCACTTTCAAGGCAAAGGGCACATAGGTTCATGA
- a CDS encoding substrate-binding domain-containing protein: protein MKLFLTTALLSLTLFSPPLLLAKETTPAAPKIIKMATTTSTENSGLLQDILPKFETKTGYSVHVIAVGSGKALKMGEDGDVDVVLSHAPAAEKEFVAKGFGDQRYPVMYNDFIVLGPAADPAALKGSTTAPEALGKIASKAALFISRGDDSGTHKKELALWETAKLKPAGDWYREAGDGMEKVIQMAGELDAYTLADRGTWLSVADKSPLKILHAGDKDLFNPYGIMAVSQTRYPDINHAGAQALIDWMVSAEGQQAIGEFKVNGTVLFTPNADTSTTAQ, encoded by the coding sequence ATGAAGCTTTTCCTGACCACTGCCCTGTTGAGCTTAACCCTGTTTAGCCCCCCGTTACTGCTGGCGAAGGAAACCACCCCCGCCGCCCCCAAAATCATCAAAATGGCGACCACCACCAGCACCGAGAATTCCGGTTTATTGCAAGACATCCTGCCCAAATTCGAGACGAAAACCGGCTACAGCGTACACGTGATTGCGGTTGGTTCGGGCAAAGCGTTAAAAATGGGTGAAGATGGCGACGTGGATGTGGTGCTTTCCCACGCCCCCGCTGCGGAAAAAGAATTCGTCGCAAAAGGCTTCGGCGACCAGCGCTACCCGGTGATGTACAACGATTTCATTGTGCTAGGCCCCGCAGCAGACCCCGCCGCACTTAAAGGTTCCACCACTGCCCCGGAAGCGCTCGGCAAAATTGCCAGCAAAGCCGCGCTGTTTATTTCCCGTGGCGATGATTCCGGTACACACAAGAAAGAACTGGCACTATGGGAAACCGCCAAGCTCAAACCTGCCGGTGATTGGTATCGCGAAGCGGGCGATGGCATGGAAAAAGTGATTCAAATGGCGGGCGAACTGGATGCATACACCTTGGCGGATCGGGGAACCTGGTTATCGGTGGCGGACAAATCTCCACTGAAAATCCTCCACGCAGGCGACAAAGACCTGTTTAACCCTTACGGTATTATGGCGGTGAGCCAAACCCGTTACCCCGACATTAACCATGCTGGCGCTCAAGCCTTGATTGATTGGATGGTGTCCGCTGAAGGGCAACAAGCGATTGGTGAATTTAAAGTCAACGGCACGGTGCTGTTTACTCCGAATGCCGACACCAGCACCACGGCTCAATAA
- a CDS encoding methylated-DNA--[protein]-cysteine S-methyltransferase, with protein sequence MNTNVETWESPVGILYIAATDYALCALAFDSNWQRIRATLGNVKAQSNALTQAAISQLQAYFAGTRRCFALPLELHGTDFQLRTWQALREIPYGKTLSYSEQAQMIGQPQAVRAIGHTNGLNPVSIIVPCHRVIAKSGKLAGYAGGLAAKEYLLALEAK encoded by the coding sequence ATGAACACCAACGTTGAAACCTGGGAATCCCCGGTAGGAATTTTGTACATTGCCGCCACCGACTACGCGCTGTGTGCCTTGGCTTTCGACAGCAATTGGCAACGCATCCGCGCCACCTTGGGTAACGTCAAAGCGCAAAGCAATGCCCTAACCCAAGCCGCCATCAGTCAATTACAAGCCTATTTTGCCGGAACACGCCGCTGCTTCGCCCTACCGCTGGAATTGCACGGCACCGATTTTCAACTGCGCACTTGGCAAGCCCTGCGTGAGATTCCCTACGGCAAAACCCTAAGCTATTCCGAACAAGCGCAAATGATCGGGCAACCGCAAGCGGTGCGTGCCATCGGGCATACCAACGGCTTAAACCCTGTCAGCATTATCGTGCCTTGCCATCGGGTGATTGCGAAATCGGGTAAGCTTGCGGGGTACGCGGGCGGGTTGGCTGCGAAGGAGTATTTGTTGGCGTTGGAGGCTAAATAA